The Lacerta agilis isolate rLacAgi1 chromosome 5, rLacAgi1.pri, whole genome shotgun sequence genome has a segment encoding these proteins:
- the ABCC2 gene encoding canalicular multispecific organic anion transporter 1 yields the protein MAAALEQYCGSVFWNSSFLDRNDADLPLCFEQTVLVWIPLGFLWLFGPMQLFHFCTSRMKKSSVTRIYLIKQVLTALLLLMALAEVVFTVAEDQGHLPHPTSVSLNPIVQYLNPALYFISWLLVLLIHDSRRFTVRRDSGTLFIFLFLSVLCGVFQLQTLIRQAIQGSITDVPRFSFFMFSYGLQLILFFISIVSDVAPEMKEAAKKNPEIVASFLSFLTFQWYSRMVLKGYRKPLEIDDLWDLKDAHKTGKILSSLEENMTAGIKKAQRKLEIRQRKRKHHSAATDQHMNGLSKAQSQDALVLEEKKEKGKKEADKKDSRGDYAKSWLMASIFRTFAGNIMKSVALKVVQDLLVFVSPQLLKLMISFVSDPNAYLWHGYLYAVLLFLTALVQSICLQQYFQLCFELGMLVRTALMAAIYKKALTVSNATRKESTVGETVNLMSADAQRFMDFTNMMHQLWSAPLQIVLSIVFLWLELGPSVLAGIAVMVLLIPINAVLVTKARAIQVKNMKYKDERMKIMNEILSGIKILKLFAWEPSFEKRVGGIRAQELKRLLRFAYLQSVSIFLFACAPFIVSVVTFAVYVMVDENNVLDAQKAFTSISLFNVLRFPLGFLPLTLSSLVQVNVSTERIERYLGSEDLNTSAICHEPSPGCAVTFSEASFAWEQNSDATIRDINLKIPNGHLLAIVGPVGSGKSSLVSAMLGEMENIKGHINVQGSIAYVSQQAWIQNATLKDNILFGSPFDEVRYQQVIDACALLPDLQLLPGGDLTEIGEKGINLSGGQKQRVSLARAVYNNADIYLLDDPLSAVDSHVGRHIFDQVLGPQGLLQHKTRILVTHSLSFLAQVDDIVVLVAGAVSEQGSYSTLLANGKAFAQLLNTYGSQQENRPEGEATVGMDEDLELDGDTEPGAEEVPTDVVTMSQKSEASVHQKDFIRSLSNSSHKSLTMSQRMKLKDKKPMTEIKGQRLIDKEAMETGKVKFSMYLQYLRAVGWCLSTMVLLAYIGQAVATIGSNLWLSEWTNDASKYANQTYPTSQRDLRIGIYGALGAGQSLFLLTSALLAAHGAVRASRVLHERLLSNILRVPMSFFDTTPTGRIVNRFAKDIFTVDESIPMSFRSWINCLLGIFSTLFIICLATPYFAVVMLPLGIIYYFLQRFYVATSRQLRRLDSVTRSPIYSHFSETVAGLSVIRAYGHQERFLKHNEELVDINQKSVYSWIVSNRWLAVRLEFVGNLVVFFAALLAVFAKDTLDSGIVGLSVSSALNITQTLNWLVRMTSELETNIVAVERVHEYTHVENEAPWVTTQRPPSGWPNNGEIRFIDYQVRYRPGLELVLDGIKCEIQSREKVGVVGRTGAGKSSLTNCLFRILEAAGGKILIDGLDIATLGLHDLRRNITIIPQDPVLFSGSLRMNLDPFDQHSDEEVWHALELAHLKSYVHSLPEGLSHLVSEAGDNLSVGQRQLVCLARALLRKSKILILDEATAAVDMETDYLIQETIRSEFADCTVLTIAHRLHTIMDSHRVMVLQAGRIVEFDSPDHLLKQQSIFAGMAKDAGIGGSHSTAM from the exons ATGGCAGCAGCCTTGGAGCAGTACTGTGGCTCAGTTTTCTGG AACTCCTCTTTCCTGGACCGGAATGATGCCGACCTGCCACTGTGCTTTGAACAGACTGTTCTGGTCTGGATCCCCCTGGGCTTCCTCTGGCTCTTTGGCCCAATGCAGCTTTTCCACTTCTGCACATCCAGGATGAAGAAATCATCTGTCACAAGAATTTACCTAATTAAACAG GTGCTGACTGCGCTGCTCTTACTGATGGCACTTGCTGAAGTGGTTTTCACTGTTGCCGAAGACCAAGGACACCTCCCGCACCCAACCTCTGTTAGCCTAAACCCAATTGTCCAGTACTTGAATCCGGCACTCTACTTCATTAGCTGG TTGCTCGTTCTGCTGATCCATGACAGCCGCCGCTTCACTGTCCGCAGAGACTCGGGGACTCtcttcatcttcctcttcctttctgtgCTCTGTGGTGTATTTCAGCTCCAGACGCTCATCCGGCAAGCAATACAG GGCTCCATCACTGATGTGCCACGTTTTAGCTTCTTCATGTTCTCCTATGGGCTCCAACTTATTTTGTTCTTCATCTCTATTGTTTCTGACGTTGCCCCCGAAATGAAGGAAGCTGCAAAGAAA AACCCAGAGATTGTGGCCTCTTTCCTGAGCTTCCTCACTTTCCAGTGGTACAGCAG GATGGTGCTCAAGGGCTATCGCAAGCCACTAGAAATTGATGACCTCTGGGACTTGAAGGATGCACATAAGACGGGGAAAATTTTAAGCTCGCTTGAGGAGAACATGACAGCTGGAATAAAAAAGGCTCAGCGGAAACTGGAGATCCGGCAACGGAAGAGGAAACATCATTCAGCAGCTACTGACCAGCACATGAATGGCTTGAGCAAAGCCCAGAGTCAGGATGCATTGGTTTTG gaagagaaaaaggaaaaaggcaagAAGGAGGCAGACAAGAAAGACTCTCGTGGTGACTATGCGAAGAGCTGGCTGATGGCTTCTATATTCCGAACCTTTGCTGGGAACATTATGAAATCAGTGGCACTCAAGGTAGTGCAAGACCTCCTGGTGTTTGTgagccctcagctactgaa GCTGATGATCTCCTTTGTGTCAGACCCAAATGCCTACCTTTGGCATGGCTACCTCTATGCAGTGCTGCTGTTTCTGACCGCACTGGTGCAATCCATCTGCCTACAGCAGTATTTCCAACTCTGCTTTGAACTGGGCATGCTCGTGCGCACTGCTCTTATGGCTGCCATCTACAAGAAG GCCCTTACCGTTTCCAATGCCACACGGAAAGAATCCACGGTGGGCGAGACGGTGAATCTGATGTCCGCGGATGCCCAGCGCTTCATGGACTTCACAAACATGATGCACCAGCTGTGGTCGGCCCCCCTGCAGATTGTGCTGTCTATAGTGTTTCTGTGGCTGGAGCTCGGCCCCTCTGTGCTTGCTGGGATAGCTGTCATGGTCCTGCTTATCCCCATCAATGCTGTGCTGGTCACGAAGGCCAGAGCCATCCAG GTGAAGAACATGAAGTACAAGGATGAGCGcatgaaaataatgaatgaaattCTCAGCGGCATCAAG ATCCTGAAGCTGTTTGCCTGGGAGCCATCATTTGAGAAACGAGTCGGAGGTATCCGGGCACAGGAGCTGAAGCGGCTGCTGCGTTTTGCCTACCTGCAATCcgtctccatcttcctcttcgCCTGTGCTCCTTTCATA GTCTCTGTGGTAACATTTGCTGTGTATGTGATGGTTGATGAAAACAATGTCTTGGATGCGCAGAAAGCCTTCACTTCTATCTCTCTATTCAACGTACTGCGCTTCCCTCTGGGCTTCCTGCCATTGACATTGTCCTCCCTGGTGCAG GTCAATGTATCTACTGAACGGATAGAGCGCTACCTGGGCAGTGAAGACCTGAACACTTCGGCCATATGTCATGAACCGAGCCCTG GCTGTGCTGTGACTTTCTCTGAGGCCTCCTTTGCCTGGGAACAAAATTCAGATGCCACCATTAGAGA CATAAACTTGAAAATTCCAAATGGGCACCTGTTGGCCATTGTAGGACCTGTGGGATCAGGCAAATCCTCACTGGTGTCCGCtatgttgggagagatggagaaCATCAAAGGACATATCAATGTTCAG GGCTCCATAGCCTATGTGTCTCAGCAAGCATGGATCCAGAATGCCACACTGAAGGACAACATCCTTTTTGGGTCACCCTTCGATGAGGTCCGATACCAACAGGTCATAGATGCTTGTGCTCTTCTCCCAgacctgcagctgctgccaggaGGAGACCTTACTGAGATTGGAGAGAAG GGCATTAACCTTAGTGGAGGCCAGAAGCAGCGTGTCAGCCTGGCCAGAGCTGTATACAACAACGCAGACATTTACTTGCTGGATGACCCCCTCTCGGCTGTGGATTCCCATGTAGGACGACACATTTTTGACCAAGTGCTGGGGCCACAGGGGCTGCTGCAGCATAAG ACCCGGATTCTGGTGACTCATAGCCTAAGCTTCCTGGCCCAAGTGGATGATATTGTGGTGCTGGTGGCTGGAGCTGTTTCTGAACAGGGTTCTTATAGCACCTTACTGGCTAATGGTAAAGCATTTGCTCAGCTGCTCAACACATATGGAAGCCAACAGGAAAACAGGCCTGAAGGGGAAGCCACAG TGGGGATGGATGAGGACCTAGAACTGGATGGGGACACTGAACCTGGAGCCGAGGAGGTACCAACTGATGTGGTGACCATGTCCCAGAAGAGTGAGGCCAGTGTCCACCAAAAGGACTTCATCCGAAG CCTTAGTAACAGCAGTCACAAGTCGCTCACGATGTCACAGCGAATGAAGTTGAAGGACAAGAAGCCAATGACTGAGATAAAAGGACAGAGGCTGATTGACAAGGAGGCCATGGAAACTGGCAAG GTGAAGTTCAGCATGTATCTGCAATACCTCCGTGCTGTTGGCTGGTGCCTGTCAACAATGGTCTTGCTTGCCTACATAGGGCAAGCTGTAGCCACGATTGGCTCCAACCTGTGGCTTAGTGAGTGGACAAATGATGCTTCAAAGTACGCAAACCAGACCTACCCAACTTCTCAACGTGACCTGCGTATtggaatctatggggcattgggTGCTGGCCAGT CTCTCTTCCTGCTGACTTCTGCCCTTCTTGCTGCCCACGGTGCTGTCCGGGCCTCCCGGGTCCTACACGAGCGGCTGCTGTCCAACATCCTGCGTGTGCCCATGAGTTTCTTTGACACAACACCAACAGGCCGCATCGTGAACAGGTTTGCCAAG GACATTTTCACTGTGGATGAGAGCATCCCCATGTCATTCCGCTCCTGGATTAATTGCTTGTTGGGGATTTTCAGCACTCTGTTTATAATCTGCCTGGCCACACCTTATTTTGCAGTTGTCATGCTGCCTCTGGGTATCATATACTACTTTCTTCAG CGGTTCTATGTGGCCACCTCCCGCCAGCTGCGGCGTTTGGACTCGGTCACCCGGTCTCCCATCTATTCCCACTTCAGCGAAACAGTGGCGGGCCTCTCCGTCATCCGGGCCTACGGGCACCAGGAACGCTTCCTGAAACACAACGAGGAGCTTGTGGACATCAACCAGAAGTCTGTGTACTCTTGGATCGTTTCCAACAG GTGGCTGGCTGTGCGCCTTGAATTTGTGGGGAACTTGGTGGTTTTCTTTGCAGCGCTGCTGGCAGTCTTTGCTAAGGATACTTTGGACAGTGGCATTGTGGGACTCTCTGTCTCCTCAGCTCTCAAT ATCACTCAAACATTGAACTGGCTGGTGCGGATGACTTCGGAGCTGGAGACCAACATTGTGGCTGTGGAGAGAGTGCATGAATACACACACGTGGAAAATGAG GCACCATGGGTAACAACGCAGAGACCACCTTCTGGCTGGCCCAACAATGGAGAGATAAGATTTATAGACTATCAAGTGCGGTATCGGCCTGGGCTGGAGCTGGTTCTTGATGGGATCAAGTGTGAGATCCAGAGCAGAGAGAAG GTTGGTGTCGTGGGCCGAACCGGGGCTGGGAAATCCTCGCTCACTAACTGCCTCTTTCGCATCCTGGAGGCAGCTGGAGGCAAAATCCTGATTGACGGGCTCGACATAGCAACACTTGGACTTCATGATCTGCGCCGGAACATCACCATCATCCCACAG GATCCTGTTCTTTTTTCGGGGAGCTTGCGCATGAACCTGGACCCATTTGACCAGCACTCGGATGAAGAagtctggcatgctctggagCTGGCACACTTGAAGTCTTATGTACACAGCCTGCCTGAAGGACTGTCCCATCTAGTGAGCGAAGCAGGAGACAACCTGAG TGTGGGGCAAAGGCAACTTGTCTGTCTAGCACGGGCCCTCCTCCGTAAATCCAAAATCCTGATTCTGGATGAGGCCACGGCAGCTGTGGATATGGAGACCGACTACCTGATCCAAGAGACAATCCGGAGCGAGTTTGCAGACTGCACTGTGCTCACCATTGCCCATCGGTTGCACACCATTATGGACAGCCACAG GGTGATGGTGCTTCAGGCGGGAAGGATTGTGGAGTTTGACAGCCCTGATCATCTGCTTAAACAGCAAAGCATCTTTGCAGGAATGGCCAAGGATGCTGGAATTGGAGGAAGCCACAGCACTGCCATGTAG